One genomic segment of Natrialbaceae archaeon AArc-T1-2 includes these proteins:
- a CDS encoding tRNA pseudouridine(54/55) synthase Pus10 — MTLTEDVRALLATGAVCDSCLGRPFAARSFGLTNAERGRALRTTVSLADDEPFDPVDPADCWVCDGYCGTFDAVADAIVAELEGVDFETYQVGCRVPPLAEENDRLLRADAGLEEDVGESLKREVNREVGRRVGARTGTDVDFDRPDVLAVVDLEAFDPLEAIETETVTSHAVDVQLNPAFVYGRYRKLERDIPQTEWPCRECGGSGVQLGADGEEPCEYCDGSGYMYETSVEQVVRPHVVEAMDGDEGTFHGAGREDVDARMLGEGRPFVLEVKRPRERSPDVETLEREVNAATDGVEVEGLRLATYEMVERVKEHDASKHYRADVEFADPVDEAAFEDTLERLEGKTVEQYTPQRVDHRRAGLTRERTVYAIDGDLENEASTRAVVELHGEGGLYVKELISGDGGRTEPSLAGLLGIDAEVAALDVVGVEGEDEPFEREAFFRDDRGE, encoded by the coding sequence ATGACGCTTACCGAAGACGTCCGTGCGCTGCTGGCGACGGGAGCCGTCTGTGACTCGTGTCTCGGCCGCCCCTTCGCAGCTCGAAGCTTCGGTCTGACCAACGCCGAGCGCGGCAGGGCGCTGCGGACGACCGTTTCACTTGCAGACGACGAGCCGTTCGACCCGGTCGATCCGGCCGACTGCTGGGTCTGTGATGGATACTGCGGGACGTTCGACGCCGTCGCCGACGCGATCGTGGCCGAACTTGAGGGTGTCGACTTCGAGACCTACCAGGTCGGCTGTCGTGTCCCGCCGCTCGCGGAGGAAAACGACCGCCTGTTGCGCGCCGACGCCGGCCTCGAGGAGGACGTCGGCGAGTCGCTCAAACGCGAGGTCAACCGCGAGGTCGGCCGTCGCGTCGGCGCACGGACGGGCACGGACGTCGACTTCGACCGGCCAGACGTGCTGGCCGTGGTCGATCTCGAGGCGTTCGACCCGCTCGAGGCGATCGAGACCGAGACGGTCACGAGCCACGCGGTCGACGTCCAGCTCAACCCGGCGTTCGTCTACGGTCGCTACCGGAAACTCGAGCGCGACATCCCCCAGACGGAGTGGCCCTGCCGGGAGTGTGGCGGCAGCGGCGTCCAACTGGGCGCAGACGGAGAGGAACCCTGCGAGTACTGTGACGGCTCCGGATACATGTACGAGACGAGCGTCGAACAGGTCGTCCGCCCTCACGTCGTCGAGGCGATGGACGGCGACGAGGGCACCTTCCACGGCGCGGGCCGGGAGGACGTCGACGCGCGCATGCTCGGCGAGGGGCGACCGTTCGTCCTCGAGGTCAAACGGCCCCGCGAGCGCAGCCCCGACGTCGAGACCCTCGAACGCGAGGTCAACGCGGCCACAGACGGCGTCGAGGTCGAGGGGCTTCGTCTCGCGACCTACGAGATGGTCGAACGCGTCAAGGAACACGACGCGAGCAAGCACTACCGTGCGGACGTCGAGTTCGCGGACCCGGTCGACGAGGCGGCCTTCGAAGACACACTCGAGCGACTCGAGGGGAAAACCGTCGAGCAGTACACGCCCCAGCGGGTCGACCATCGACGGGCAGGGCTGACCCGCGAACGGACCGTCTACGCGATCGACGGCGACCTCGAGAACGAGGCGTCGACCCGGGCGGTCGTCGAACTCCACGGCGAGGGTGGACTTTACGTGAAAGAGCTGATAAGCGGCGACGGCGGTCGCACCGAACCGAGCCTCGCCGGCCTGCTCGGGATCGACGCCGAGGTAGCCGCA
- a CDS encoding NUDIX hydrolase produces MPTDPLAWETLDRSVAYTCPGFDIVNETVQLPDGTETDFDYLADDPSVAVLPFTADGEVVLIEEWRQAVDRVSRGLPVGGVESDDEAIAAAARRELAEETGYEAETLEELVTVEPANGISNAVLHLFVARGCRQTADQQLDHDESIRVTTTTLEELVTAIGDGEVRDGRTVLGVSYYRLFDDDRTDEES; encoded by the coding sequence ATGCCTACCGATCCCCTCGCCTGGGAAACGCTCGACCGAAGCGTAGCCTACACCTGTCCGGGATTCGATATCGTTAACGAGACCGTTCAGCTTCCTGATGGGACGGAGACCGACTTCGATTACCTCGCGGACGATCCGAGCGTTGCGGTCCTTCCCTTTACCGCCGACGGCGAGGTCGTCCTCATCGAGGAGTGGCGACAGGCCGTCGACCGCGTCAGTCGCGGCCTCCCCGTCGGCGGCGTCGAATCCGACGACGAGGCCATAGCGGCCGCGGCCCGTCGCGAACTCGCCGAGGAGACCGGCTACGAGGCCGAGACGCTCGAGGAGCTGGTAACCGTCGAGCCAGCAAACGGCATCTCAAACGCCGTCTTACACCTCTTCGTCGCGCGCGGCTGTCGTCAAACGGCGGATCAGCAACTCGACCACGACGAGAGCATCCGGGTCACGACGACGACGCTCGAGGAGCTCGTGACCGCCATCGGCGACGGCGAAGTCCGAGACGGCCGAACCGTCCTCGGCGTCTCGTACTACCGGCTGTTCGACGACGACCGGACCGACGAAGAAAGCTGA
- a CDS encoding sulfatase, translating to MTEPRDVVLVTVDSWRADHCGFMGYERNVTPTLDAIATEGLVFENAIAPSPETNGSVPAIFTGAYTNPDLESDAANYTERTRRHMKTSRTLPQRFSELGYETAAFTANPWTSRYFGFDRDFDHFEDFMDENLSSGLVEGGSDKRGLASDLLAQLLNWYQGQDMFMAWESFYDDVVDWIDDADSPYFLWLFLVDVHMPYFPPDGYRSRSRLLTYPANVSLFAGRYESLFHDVLVDTYDDTIRYTDDFFRRFFADVGDEPLVAITGDHGEAFGENGVYGHGPEISEETLHVPFVVANGPTGTVDRPISLRQLPELLPALATDGSYEPFLEPTVWARNYDPAILVRGTNWRYEWRPEGELLETRSNGEWTPTDDPDLARLGRELVETYVENERERSRLLEATDAVAESAAL from the coding sequence ATGACCGAGCCACGGGACGTCGTTCTCGTTACCGTCGACAGCTGGCGCGCCGACCACTGCGGGTTCATGGGCTACGAGCGAAACGTCACGCCGACGCTCGATGCGATCGCGACGGAGGGACTCGTCTTCGAGAACGCGATCGCGCCGTCGCCGGAGACGAACGGCTCTGTCCCGGCTATATTCACGGGCGCGTACACGAATCCGGACCTCGAGTCGGACGCTGCGAACTACACCGAACGAACCCGACGCCACATGAAGACCAGCCGGACGCTGCCACAGCGCTTTTCGGAACTCGGATACGAGACCGCCGCGTTTACGGCGAACCCCTGGACCTCGCGGTACTTCGGGTTCGATCGGGACTTCGATCACTTCGAGGACTTCATGGACGAGAACCTCTCGAGTGGACTCGTCGAGGGCGGTAGCGACAAGCGCGGGCTGGCGAGTGACCTGCTCGCCCAGCTGTTGAACTGGTACCAGGGCCAGGACATGTTCATGGCCTGGGAGTCGTTCTACGACGACGTGGTCGACTGGATCGACGACGCCGACTCGCCGTATTTCCTGTGGCTCTTTCTCGTCGACGTACACATGCCGTACTTCCCCCCCGACGGCTACCGGTCCCGATCGCGGCTTCTGACTTACCCGGCGAACGTATCGCTGTTTGCCGGTCGGTACGAGTCGCTGTTTCACGACGTGCTAGTCGACACCTACGACGACACGATCCGGTACACCGACGACTTCTTCCGTCGATTCTTCGCCGACGTCGGCGACGAGCCGCTGGTCGCGATCACCGGCGACCACGGCGAGGCGTTCGGCGAAAACGGCGTCTACGGACACGGACCGGAGATCTCCGAGGAGACGTTACACGTCCCGTTCGTCGTCGCCAACGGCCCGACGGGAACCGTCGATCGACCGATCTCGCTGCGCCAGCTTCCGGAGCTGTTGCCGGCGCTGGCGACCGACGGCTCCTACGAGCCGTTTCTCGAGCCGACGGTCTGGGCCCGAAACTACGACCCCGCGATCCTCGTCCGCGGAACGAACTGGCGCTACGAGTGGCGACCCGAAGGGGAACTGCTCGAGACGCGCTCGAACGGCGAGTGGACCCCGACCGACGATCCCGACCTCGCTCGACTCGGCCGCGAACTCGTCGAGACCTACGTCGAGAACGAACGCGAACGAAGCCGGCTGCTCGAGGCGACCGATGCGGTAGCCGAATCGGCTGCGCTGTAG
- a CDS encoding PadR family transcriptional regulator — MDQLTGFQRDLLYVISGMDRPSGQEILDRINEYIDQPVTHGRLYPNLDTLVEKDLIEKGELDRRTNYYALTPKGRRELEKRQEWVDRHVDV; from the coding sequence ATGGACCAGCTCACTGGCTTCCAACGCGACCTGCTGTACGTCATCTCTGGGATGGATCGACCGTCCGGTCAAGAGATCCTCGATCGAATCAACGAGTACATCGACCAGCCGGTCACCCACGGCCGGCTGTACCCCAACCTCGATACGCTCGTCGAGAAAGATCTCATCGAGAAAGGAGAACTCGACCGTCGGACGAACTACTACGCACTGACGCCGAAAGGTCGGCGTGAACTCGAGAAGCGCCAGGAGTGGGTCGACCGACACGTCGACGTCTGA
- a CDS encoding transcriptional regulator: MSRSALVGNVTAMLEDAGFTVSDRCAIRPKSFDVAARRGKDLVLVKILGNIDAFNEATGHEMRRLGTYLEATPLVIGLRSRDEDLKPDVVYFRHGVPVLSPDTAYNLFVEEVPPLIYAAPGGLYVNIDGDLLSDEREQRDWSLGQLANELGVSRRTVSKYEDGMNASIEVAMALEELFDAPLTNPVDVLEGAEDVHETDSTPDDPEADPDDEEVVAVLTRAGFRVHPTVRSPFKAVSREEDDGNDVVLTGHSEFTKAAEKRARIMSSIGHVARTRSVYVVDRASRESVEGTALVERDELSTFHDADELRKIIRERAEREEAV; the protein is encoded by the coding sequence ATGTCCCGGTCCGCACTGGTCGGCAACGTCACCGCGATGCTCGAGGATGCGGGCTTTACGGTGAGCGACCGGTGTGCGATTCGTCCGAAGAGTTTCGACGTCGCAGCCCGTCGTGGCAAGGACCTCGTGCTCGTGAAGATTCTCGGAAACATCGACGCGTTCAACGAGGCGACCGGTCACGAGATGCGCCGGCTCGGTACCTACCTCGAGGCGACGCCGCTCGTGATCGGGCTGCGAAGCCGCGACGAGGACCTGAAACCCGACGTGGTGTACTTCCGTCACGGCGTCCCGGTCTTGAGCCCCGACACCGCGTACAACCTGTTCGTCGAGGAGGTGCCGCCGCTTATCTATGCCGCACCCGGTGGCCTGTACGTCAACATCGACGGCGACTTACTCTCCGACGAGCGTGAACAGCGCGACTGGAGTCTCGGTCAACTCGCGAACGAACTCGGCGTCTCCAGACGGACGGTCTCGAAGTACGAAGACGGGATGAACGCCTCCATCGAGGTTGCGATGGCGCTTGAGGAGCTGTTCGACGCACCACTGACCAACCCCGTCGACGTCCTCGAAGGGGCCGAGGACGTCCACGAAACCGATTCGACCCCCGACGACCCCGAGGCCGACCCCGACGACGAGGAGGTCGTCGCCGTCTTGACCCGGGCCGGCTTCCGGGTCCATCCGACGGTTCGATCGCCGTTCAAGGCCGTCAGCAGGGAGGAAGACGACGGGAACGACGTCGTCCTCACCGGTCACTCGGAGTTTACCAAAGCCGCCGAGAAACGTGCCCGGATCATGAGTTCGATCGGTCACGTCGCCCGCACCCGCTCGGTCTACGTCGTCGACCGGGCTAGCCGCGAGTCCGTCGAGGGGACCGCCCTCGTCGAACGTGACGAACTCTCGACGTTCCACGACGCCGACGAACTTCGAAAGATCATCCGAGAACGCGCCGAACGCGAGGAAGCGGTCTGA
- a CDS encoding S1C family serine protease translates to MDERTFGRREFLGAAGAMFLGSVAGCTEPHAGTSFEAGDDDPIIDTDDRVDGSVYTDIYEATIDSVTLVRVLGVDDPFGDQGQGQGSAFLYDERHVVTNEHVIGDGAEVDLQYVNGDWTSTEIVGTDFHSDLAVLEVDHVPDAAEPLSLLDQHPAVGQEVLAIGNPLGLEGSMTKGIVSGVDRSPAVPGTEFQEPRQFPHVVQFDAAVNPGNSGGPLVDMDGDVVGVVNAGGGDNIGFAISAALTSRVVPSLVETGEYRHPYVGFIPVTVDRIVAEENGLDEPTGVIVAEVEPETPADGVLEESQSETRRHGSSVPIGGDVVLAIDGEPIPNADALSTYLSLEASPGDDVEIEIRRDGDRRTVELTLGERPQNP, encoded by the coding sequence ATGGACGAACGAACTTTCGGTCGCCGTGAGTTTCTCGGCGCGGCGGGTGCGATGTTTCTCGGCTCGGTCGCGGGCTGTACCGAACCCCACGCTGGCACGTCGTTCGAAGCCGGTGACGACGACCCGATCATCGACACCGACGATCGCGTCGACGGCTCCGTCTACACCGACATCTACGAGGCGACGATCGATTCGGTCACGCTGGTTCGAGTGCTCGGCGTTGACGACCCGTTCGGTGACCAAGGCCAGGGTCAGGGGTCGGCGTTTCTCTACGACGAGCGCCACGTGGTCACCAACGAACACGTGATCGGCGACGGTGCCGAGGTCGACCTCCAGTACGTAAACGGCGACTGGACCTCGACCGAGATCGTCGGGACAGACTTTCACAGCGATCTGGCCGTCCTCGAGGTCGATCACGTCCCCGACGCGGCCGAACCGCTGTCGCTTCTCGACCAGCACCCGGCCGTCGGCCAGGAGGTGCTCGCGATCGGCAACCCCCTCGGACTCGAGGGATCGATGACCAAGGGAATCGTAAGCGGTGTCGACCGATCGCCGGCGGTTCCGGGAACGGAGTTCCAGGAGCCGCGTCAGTTCCCCCACGTCGTTCAGTTCGACGCCGCCGTCAACCCGGGCAACAGCGGCGGCCCGCTCGTCGACATGGACGGCGACGTCGTCGGCGTCGTCAACGCCGGCGGCGGAGACAACATCGGCTTTGCGATCTCGGCTGCGCTGACCAGCCGGGTCGTCCCGTCGCTCGTTGAAACCGGCGAGTACCGCCATCCCTACGTCGGCTTCATCCCTGTCACCGTCGATCGGATCGTCGCCGAGGAAAACGGCCTCGACGAGCCGACTGGTGTCATCGTCGCCGAGGTCGAACCTGAAACGCCCGCCGACGGCGTTCTGGAAGAAAGCCAGAGCGAAACCCGTCGCCACGGCAGTTCCGTCCCGATCGGCGGCGACGTCGTGCTCGCCATCGACGGCGAACCGATCCCGAACGCGGACGCTCTCTCGACGTACCTCTCGCTCGAGGCCTCTCCCGGTGACGACGTCGAGATCGAGATCCGACGCGACGGCGATCGCCGAACCGTCGAGCTGACGCTCGGAGAGCGACCGCAGAACCCCTGA
- a CDS encoding helix-turn-helix domain-containing protein, with product MTTVVDIRLPARDTVMGSVFESVPEIGCEMEQVIAADGHRLWFTGADQSAIDSALETAPSVTSSTTILAGDDRWLYDVEFASDAVDVFSLLTEMHGTVLSASATDGTWTLQARFSDRKDVSRTYDTLLERGVSANLVRLTDLAEDVPSKHGLTTKQYETLVAAHDHGYFTIPRETSMEELADELDVSHQALSERLRRAYRCLVATELNTTERADSPSMHG from the coding sequence ATGACAACAGTTGTAGACATCCGTCTGCCCGCTCGCGACACCGTTATGGGCTCCGTATTCGAGTCAGTCCCGGAGATCGGCTGTGAGATGGAACAGGTCATCGCCGCCGACGGCCACCGCCTCTGGTTCACTGGCGCGGATCAGTCGGCGATCGATTCGGCGCTCGAGACCGCCCCATCGGTTACGTCGTCTACCACGATTCTGGCCGGTGACGACCGATGGCTGTACGACGTCGAGTTTGCGTCGGACGCCGTCGACGTCTTCAGCCTGCTCACCGAGATGCACGGGACGGTCCTGTCTGCGTCCGCGACGGACGGAACGTGGACGCTGCAGGCCCGCTTTTCGGATCGCAAAGACGTCAGCCGGACGTACGATACGCTGCTCGAACGCGGCGTCAGCGCGAACCTGGTTCGGCTCACCGATCTGGCAGAAGACGTTCCCTCGAAACACGGTCTCACCACCAAGCAGTACGAAACGCTCGTCGCGGCACACGACCACGGCTACTTCACCATTCCTCGCGAGACGTCGATGGAGGAGCTCGCGGACGAGCTCGACGTCTCCCACCAGGCGCTCTCCGAGCGACTTCGTCGGGCCTACCGGTGTCTCGTCGCGACGGAGCTAAACACGACCGAACGCGCCGATTCGCCGTCCATGCACGGGTAA
- a CDS encoding protoglobin domain-containing protein, with the protein MSDEQIPGYTLGDDDVPEAPIDRAAFDRLQQSVMFTDDDEEYLQMAGDVLEPQIDDILEVWYGFVGDHDFLLEYFADADSGEPIEEYLDRVRERFGQWIRDTCDTPYDDDWLDYQFEIGRRHHRMGKNEADDVDAVEHIHMRYLVGFIYPITATIRDFLENSDHSAEEVEKMYHAWFKSVTLQVTLWTYPYVPDEDW; encoded by the coding sequence ATGAGTGACGAGCAGATACCTGGCTACACACTGGGCGACGACGACGTCCCGGAGGCTCCGATCGATCGGGCGGCGTTCGACCGACTCCAGCAGTCCGTGATGTTCACCGACGACGACGAGGAGTACCTGCAGATGGCCGGCGACGTCCTCGAGCCCCAGATAGACGACATACTCGAGGTCTGGTACGGGTTCGTCGGTGACCACGACTTCCTGCTCGAGTACTTCGCCGACGCCGACTCGGGCGAGCCGATCGAGGAGTACCTCGACCGCGTGCGAGAACGGTTCGGACAGTGGATCCGTGACACCTGTGACACGCCCTACGACGACGACTGGCTCGATTATCAGTTCGAGATCGGCCGTCGTCACCATCGGATGGGAAAGAACGAGGCCGACGACGTGGACGCCGTCGAGCACATCCACATGCGATACCTCGTGGGGTTCATCTACCCCATCACCGCGACGATCCGGGACTTCCTCGAGAACAGCGACCACTCGGCGGAGGAAGTCGAGAAGATGTATCACGCGTGGTTCAAGTCGGTGACGTTGCAGGTGACGCTGTGGACCTATCCGTACGTTCCGGACGAAGACTGGTAA
- a CDS encoding DUF7511 domain-containing protein, producing MTHDTDSRTDRTDPEEPSVDLVHVTIDPDDGPSECAIFPRDDRDDQRRAAWITAQDGSFVELESMR from the coding sequence ATGACTCACGACACAGACAGCCGGACGGATCGTACCGACCCCGAAGAACCATCTGTCGATCTCGTCCACGTCACGATCGACCCCGACGACGGTCCCAGCGAGTGTGCGATCTTTCCCAGAGACGACCGCGACGATCAGCGTCGGGCCGCCTGGATCACCGCCCAGGACGGCTCGTTCGTCGAACTCGAGTCGATGCGATAA
- a CDS encoding HVO_A0556 family zinc finger protein — MARPWSSQSPQQQLLATLEGRNCPRCTAGKLVRSTYKGNEAVVCDSCNTPQAQVWDTA; from the coding sequence ATGGCACGACCGTGGTCATCGCAGTCACCACAACAGCAGTTGCTCGCTACACTCGAGGGACGGAACTGCCCGCGCTGTACAGCCGGGAAGCTCGTTCGGTCGACGTACAAGGGGAACGAAGCCGTCGTCTGTGATAGCTGTAACACGCCTCAGGCACAGGTCTGGGACACGGCATGA
- a CDS encoding tRNA(Ile)(2)-agmatinylcytidine synthase, giving the protein MTVVALDDTDSRERGMCTTYVAVRIADRLPDVERLLLVRLNPAVPYKTRGNAALAIHADCDPERAVSIAREELEELAEITDDRTNPGLVVAGHDPGDVPDDVREFAGTAVRDHLEIDDATTLIERHSYRTWYAGDGRGRIGALAAIGAWRAFEDWTYECLSYREPDRWGSPRDVDGESVFAAADWGYPVVWDTVDRGENDPVCVPHTPGPILHGIRGDDPDAVREVARRIESEPIERRQLFCTNQGTDGHLRNGSLGDVEDGRAYRVDGVVASEPETRRGGHVFFSLAADLEGGDDATDDSDRLECAAFEPTKRFRDRVRALQVGDRITACGEVSRGTCKLEKVAVRERVRTERVTPSCPDCGRTMESAGRNQGYRCRDCGTSAAGKDEVALERDLEEGWYEVPPCARRHIAKPLVRGGFDAPTHPER; this is encoded by the coding sequence ATGACCGTCGTCGCTCTCGACGACACCGACTCCCGGGAACGTGGGATGTGTACGACCTACGTCGCCGTGCGGATCGCCGACCGCCTCCCCGACGTCGAGCGACTGCTGCTCGTCCGGCTCAACCCCGCCGTCCCGTACAAGACGCGGGGCAACGCCGCGCTCGCGATCCACGCCGACTGCGACCCCGAACGGGCGGTCTCGATCGCCCGTGAGGAACTCGAAGAACTCGCCGAGATCACAGACGACAGGACGAATCCGGGGCTGGTCGTCGCCGGGCACGATCCAGGTGACGTTCCCGACGACGTCCGCGAGTTCGCCGGAACGGCCGTCCGCGACCACCTCGAGATCGACGACGCGACGACCCTGATCGAACGCCACAGCTACCGGACGTGGTACGCGGGCGACGGTCGCGGTCGGATCGGCGCGCTGGCCGCGATCGGTGCCTGGCGGGCGTTCGAGGACTGGACTTACGAGTGTCTCTCCTATCGCGAGCCGGATCGCTGGGGCAGCCCCCGGGACGTCGACGGCGAGAGCGTGTTCGCCGCCGCCGACTGGGGCTACCCCGTGGTCTGGGACACCGTCGACCGCGGCGAGAACGACCCCGTCTGCGTTCCGCACACGCCCGGTCCGATCCTCCACGGTATCCGCGGCGACGACCCAGACGCCGTCCGTGAGGTCGCCCGCCGCATCGAGAGCGAGCCGATCGAGCGCCGCCAGCTGTTTTGTACCAACCAGGGAACCGACGGTCACCTCCGGAACGGATCTCTCGGCGACGTAGAGGACGGCCGCGCCTACCGCGTCGACGGGGTGGTCGCCTCGGAGCCGGAGACCCGTCGGGGCGGACACGTCTTCTTCTCGCTCGCAGCCGACCTCGAGGGCGGGGACGATGCGACGGACGACAGCGATCGTCTCGAGTGTGCCGCCTTCGAGCCCACGAAGCGGTTTCGAGACCGCGTTCGCGCGTTGCAGGTCGGCGACCGGATCACCGCCTGTGGCGAGGTGTCACGGGGAACGTGCAAACTCGAGAAAGTCGCCGTCCGCGAACGCGTCCGGACCGAACGGGTCACCCCGAGCTGTCCGGACTGTGGCCGGACGATGGAAAGTGCCGGCCGGAACCAGGGCTATCGGTGTCGGGATTGTGGGACGAGCGCGGCCGGGAAGGACGAGGTCGCCCTCGAGCGTGACCTCGAGGAAGGGTGGTACGAGGTGCCGCCGTGTGCTCGTCGTCACATCGCGAAGCCGCTGGTCCGTGGCGGATTCGACGCACCGACGCATCCGGAGCGGTAA
- a CDS encoding glutathione S-transferase N-terminal domain-containing protein: MTDITLYDLPGCPFCLKVKRTLDDLDLEYDVVEVPRSHAQRTEVESVSGQTGVPVIVDEAHGVEGMAESDDIVAYLEETYGSRNER; encoded by the coding sequence ATGACCGACATCACGCTGTATGACCTTCCGGGCTGTCCGTTCTGTCTGAAAGTGAAACGAACGCTCGACGACCTCGACCTGGAGTACGACGTTGTCGAAGTCCCACGGAGTCACGCCCAGCGTACCGAGGTCGAGTCGGTGAGCGGCCAGACCGGCGTCCCCGTCATCGTCGACGAGGCCCACGGCGTCGAAGGGATGGCCGAAAGCGACGACATCGTCGCTTACCTCGAGGAGACCTACGGCTCCAGAAACGAACGCTGA
- the trmY gene encoding tRNA (pseudouridine(54)-N(1))-methyltransferase TrmY, translating to MRQFVVIGHDAPTEPDFSLDDLAGGAGRLDALCRSITSAFVLSHGIREDVRVHLVLQDDLTITFDGATLRRLNPDERSTAALVRTALEHRDEAIGALPADPSPGVKLYRRGLEDTLEAADGTVITLHEDGDPIGDVDVPADPVFVLSDHHDFEPWERERLEAVTDRHLRLGPKRLHADHAITITHHYLDTGGYERF from the coding sequence ATGCGACAGTTCGTCGTCATCGGTCACGACGCCCCCACCGAACCCGACTTCTCGCTCGACGATCTCGCCGGCGGTGCCGGTCGTCTCGACGCCCTCTGTCGGTCGATCACCTCGGCGTTCGTCCTCTCACACGGTATCCGCGAGGACGTCCGCGTTCACCTGGTCCTTCAGGACGACCTCACGATCACGTTCGACGGGGCAACGCTGCGCCGGCTCAACCCCGACGAGCGCTCAACCGCCGCCCTCGTCCGGACCGCCCTTGAGCACCGCGACGAAGCTATCGGCGCGCTCCCGGCCGATCCCAGCCCCGGCGTAAAGCTCTACCGGCGTGGCCTCGAGGACACGCTCGAGGCCGCCGACGGTACCGTCATCACCCTCCACGAGGACGGCGACCCGATCGGCGACGTCGACGTCCCCGCCGATCCCGTCTTCGTCCTCTCTGACCACCACGACTTCGAGCCCTGGGAGCGGGAGCGGCTCGAGGCAGTGACCGATCGACATCTTCGGCTGGGACCGAAGCGGTTACACGCCGATCACGCGATCACGATCACACACCACTATCTCGATACGGGCGGATACGAGCGATTCTGA
- a CDS encoding IS630 family transposase (programmed frameshift), which produces MDHLDDISVEELHDALDNVEGRKPTQRLLAAIAYKNGVTQTELAEWHNTGRRTIYSWLKRLDTDESLEQAVTDAHRSGRKRKLSEKEQQEFEETVHRSPEEVGFDAPAWTPALVQQHLAETYDVEYSIPSCRRLLKEAGLSFQKPRRTAAESDAEDQETFREELKKKRREMDATVVCIDQTKKSVQVEPRAAWFPRGTRPSVELSGQRDWTCLLGAITEDGDRFFSRFEEYVTADHAKHFILALCQEFEDDLIIVLDGAPYFRASAVTDLAARDDLAFVTLPAYSPELNPVEECWRQLQAALSNRFFDSLNELTTAIDTAIDQLSLPEVSNYF; this is translated from the exons ATGGATCATCTCGACGATATCTCCGTCGAAGAACTTCACGACGCACTCGACAACGTCGAGGGAAGGAAGCCGACACAACGGCTGTTAGCGGCAATTGCGTACAAAAACGGCGTTACGCAGACCGAACTAGCCGAGTGGCATAACACCGGCCGGCGAACAATCTATAGTTGGCTCAAGCGACTCGACACTGACGAGTCGCTTGAGCAGGCCGTTACTGATGCTCATCGGTCTGGAAGAAAGCGAAAACTCTCAGAAAAAGAGCAACAAGAGTTCGAAGAAACAGTCCACAGGTCTCCTGAAGAAGTTGGCTTTGACGCGCCGGCGTGGACGCCGGCGCTTGTCCAGCAGCATCTCGCCGAGACCTACGATGTCGAGTACTCAATCCCAAGCTGCCGGCGGTTGCTCAAAGAAGCGGGATTGAGCTTCCAAAAACCACGCCGTACAGCCGCCGAATCAGATGCTGAGGACCAAGAAACGTTCCGCGAGGAACTCA AAAAAAAGCGGCGGGAAATGGACGCCACAGTAGTCTGTATCGATCAAACCAAGAAATCCGTCCAAGTTGAGCCGCGTGCCGCGTGGTTTCCTCGCGGCACGCGACCGTCTGTTGAATTGTCCGGACAACGCGACTGGACGTGTCTCTTAGGCGCGATCACCGAGGACGGTGATCGCTTTTTCTCTCGATTTGAAGAGTACGTTACCGCCGATCACGCAAAACATTTCATTCTTGCGTTATGCCAAGAGTTCGAAGATGACTTGATTATTGTGTTGGATGGAGCGCCATATTTTCGGGCGTCGGCCGTCACGGACCTGGCGGCCCGTGACGACCTCGCCTTCGTGACGTTGCCAGCGTATTCACCTGAGCTAAATCCGGTCGAAGAGTGCTGGAGACAACTCCAAGCAGCACTCAGCAATCGCTTCTTTGACTCACTCAACGAGCTCACAACAGCGATTGATACCGCTATTGATCAACTCTCGCTTCCAGAAGTGAGCAATTACTTCTAA